Within the Agromyces ramosus genome, the region TCGCCGGCGGCTTCGCCGAGATCGAGGCGCAGCTGCTCGGCAACTCCCGCATCCGCTCGGGCACCGCGGTGCGACTCTCGGGGTTCGGCACGCCGTTCGACGGTCGCTACACGGTCACCGAGTCGAAGCACGACTTCAGCAGCGAGCAGGGGTACACGACGAGCGTGACCGTCAGCGACGCATCCGACCGCTCGCTCTTCGGCCTCGGAACCGGGCCGCACGCCGCGCACCGGGCACCGCCCATGGAGGGCGTCGCTGTCGCGATCGTCAGCGACATCGACGCGTCGCAGGATGCCCAGCATCGTGAGGGTCGGGTGCGGCTCGCGTTCCCCTGGCTGTCGGACGACTACGTGAGCGGCTGGGCGCGGGTCGTGCAGCTCGGCGCGGGAGCCGAGCGGGGCACCGTCGTGATGCCCGAGGTCGGCGACGAGGTGCTCGTCGCGTTCGAAGGCGGGCAGTTCGACCGGCCCTACGTGCTCGGCGGCCTCTACAACGGCAAGGACCAGCCGAAGGGCGGCTGGCCGCAGTTCATCGAGAACGGCGAGGTCGTGCGCCGCAGCTTCACCTCGCGCACCGGGATGGTCGTCGAGTTCCTCGAGAAATCCGGCGAGGAGCTGCTGCGGGTCTCGACGAACGAGGGCGCACAGCACGTCACGCTCACCCAGAACGGCGACAAGGGCATCCAGATCATCGCCGAAGGACCCGTCGCCGTCACCGCGAAGCGCGACGCCACGATCACGACCGAGGCCAACGCCACGATCGCCGCCGACCAGGGCACGCTCAAGCTGCAGGCGATGAAGATCGAGCTCGCCGCGACGAGCGACCTCACGATCTCCGGAGCGAACGTCAAGGTCTCGGGCGACCTGGGCGTCGACGTGGCGGGGGCGAACGTCGCCGTCAAGGGCACCGCGAGCGCCGAGCTCTCGTCGTCGGGCATGGCGGTCGTCAAGGGCAGTCTCGTGAAGATCAACTGAGGAGTGAGCGGATGTCACAGGAGTTCGTCGGGCGAGGCTGGTCGTTCCCCGTGCGCGCGGACGCGACCGGCCGAATCGCGCTGTCCTCCGACGAGCACGAGATCGAGGAGAGCATCCGGCTCATCCTCGCGACGGCGCCCGGCGAACGGCCGATGCGGCCCGAGTTCGGGTGCGCCGTGCACGACTACGTGTTCGCACCGGCGGATGCCACGACGGCGGGCGC harbors:
- a CDS encoding VgrG-related protein gives rise to the protein MPSTETYTSLLLVAVNGSPLAPEVAGLLERSRVTDAANLPDSFELEFVDAAGIVLERGGFSIGASVTLSVSENGTQGPQKLLDAEVTALDREDVGGELRTRVRGLDRSHRLFRGRRVAAYLDSTPSDIVRTVAQRASIRVSRVEAPSQIMKQVTQDNVSDWAFLKRLADANGCVFSLGEQGLDFGPPTEASTAAGQGGARDDPVVIEHGRNTLYLHATVTSAEQVAEVEVRGWDVAQKAKVVSVAPAKTLTAQLPETDPVKVAGAFPSPRYVSPTGTGTQQSQDDRATSLAGRIAGGFAEIEAQLLGNSRIRSGTAVRLSGFGTPFDGRYTVTESKHDFSSEQGYTTSVTVSDASDRSLFGLGTGPHAAHRAPPMEGVAVAIVSDIDASQDAQHREGRVRLAFPWLSDDYVSGWARVVQLGAGAERGTVVMPEVGDEVLVAFEGGQFDRPYVLGGLYNGKDQPKGGWPQFIENGEVVRRSFTSRTGMVVEFLEKSGEELLRVSTNEGAQHVTLTQNGDKGIQIIAEGPVAVTAKRDATITTEANATIAADQGTLKLQAMKIELAATSDLTISGANVKVSGDLGVDVAGANVAVKGTASAELSSSGMAVVKGSLVKIN
- a CDS encoding GPW/gp25 family protein: MSQEFVGRGWSFPVRADATGRIALSSDEHEIEESIRLILATAPGERPMRPEFGCAVHDYVFAPADATTAGAIGDAVRTSLRFWEPRIDVTGVAVTFDAVDEGILLIDVGYRIRGGNDPRNLVFPFYVIPNREQEGTP